The Chitinophaga pinensis DSM 2588 region ACAACCAGATCTCAAACAATTAAAAGTTTTATATCCCTGGTTGGCCTGGTAAGCAATAAAAAACCGCTGCAATTGCAGCGGTTTTTTATTGCTTACCAGGATTATTTCTTTCTGATGAAAATGCGCCCTAAAGTGCCTTCAAATCCAGCATAAGTGGATTCATAATCCGTTCGTACACTGATAATTTCTCCATCCTTGTTAACCGCCATATAAACATCTTCAGGCTTCTTAGTCTTTACTTTTTTATCATAAAGATTGGCATACAGTTCTATGATATCAGGAATACTTCCTGTGATACTCACCTCATATATGATATCCGCCTTTGTTTCCTCATCCTTGTTAAATTCTATAATAATGCGTCTGGCATCACTATCAGGGCTTTTGAGGGATACCTGCATTCTTGAGCGATTAGTATTTGTATTTGCACTGTCGGGCGCTTTCAGGTGCATTGTCTGCGCAATAGTACCGGCAAATCCATATGCCTCCGAGAATGGTTTTCCTAATACCTTTAACTGTTGTGCATTAGAAGAGGTAAAAATAAAACAGGATGCAAGGAGCATCAGTGTACAGCAGGCTTTCAATATAAAACGTTTCATAGTTGAATTGGTTTGGCTAACAGATTATAAGATCTAAATATAGATAAATAAAATCAGAACATATCAATTCCTACCTTACCCTGTTAGCCAACCCAATCTCCTTATCAGGACAATAATTCCAGTGGTGGCTTTTCGATCTCACTGGTTACCGCCGGCAGGGGACTTTCATGAAAGTTCAGACTGTAAGTGAGCACGCGTACACGAAAGGCATCATCCCTGTCTTCTGTGCTCACACCAATACGTGTTAACGGTGCGATTGTTCCGTCTGTCCATCCCTGTAATGCCTGATGCAATTTCAGTTCCGCTTCATAATGACTAAGCGCCGTCGGTGTATCCAGGAAACTGGACCCGTTGGCATTCGTCACCAGAAACACCATCCTGCATTGCAATTCACCGGACGCTGCCTGTACAAACCCCGTCAGCTCTGAGTACGTCAGGTTCGTAAAATCAAGAAATGCACAAGGCCATACTGAAGGGTTGCCATTGTAATTCTCTGTTTGTGAAAGTTCGGGGTATACACCTTTAATTAAAGGTACACTGGACTCAATACGCGCTTCCAAAGCAAGGAAGAGATTCGAAAATAAACTATCCATTTTTATTGTTTGAGGTTATCATTTTTTTATTGGTTAACGAATGTAAAGGTCGGTGCAATAAGCCTCTTTTCCGCCTGCAATTTTAATGATTGAACAGCGATTGATTTATGATTATACAATAAAAGAATAAGCATTATTTCCTGATTTTTTCAACGTCCGTTAATGTCGTTCCTTTGTATTGTAATCGCTTGCTGACAGTAAGTAAACCCTAAAAAAAGCTGTTTCGAAAAAAAGATAATATAGTGATCGGGCAGTGATAATGTTAACCTCAGATGTTACTATTAAATGCAATCATACACACAGATCCTGAGCAGACCGTCTTACAGCGGATCGGAGACCAGGCATTTTCAGTAGTCGTTTTAGTAGGCATAGCGTGGATATTATGGAAACGCCAGATAAAACTGGAAGACCGTCTAACGCAATATCTCGATGACGATCGTGAAAAAATGCTGGGCGTGATAGAGAACAACACGAAAGTGATGGAGCGGCTGGAAGACGCGCTGAGCAGGAGTAGTCCCCGTTAACAAAATGCGTAGAATAGACTTTATTGTTATCCATTGTACTGCGACCTCTCAGGATACTCGTCCTGAAGCAATCCGGAATTACTGGAAAGAATATCTCAAATGGAAAAGTCCCGGTTATCACTACCTGATTGAAGCATCAGGTAATGTAATACAACTGGCAACAGAAGATCGTGTCTGCAACGGCGTAGCAGGATATAATGCAAATAGCATCCACGTCAGTTATATCGGCGGAGTAGATGCTGATAACAGGCCATTAGATAACAGAACGATCGCACAACAAGACGCAATGAGAACATTGGTCACGCTATTAAAGCAACAATATCCGCAAGCGCGGATCCAGGGCCACCGGGACTTTCCATTTGTTAAAAAAGCTTGCCCATCTTTTGATGCACGTGAAGCATTCAGTGATTTATAAAAAACATACCTATGGCATTTTGCAGAAAAACCCGCTCAAAGATCAAGCAGGTATTACAACAATTTGATGCATTCATTGAACGTCATGCTGAAGAAGCATTGCGCGTCACAAAAACCATCAAATCATTATTGGAAAGCCCGCTGGTCAACTTACTGGAAGCAATCATTCCAGGAGACGCTGACACAATATTCAAGAACAAAGTATTACAGGCGCTGGAGACAGGCATTGATACCCTGAACATCGTGAATACCTGCCGGCAGGAGCCAAACCTTGATGCAAAACTTGTATGCTTCGTAAAAGCACTCAAAGAAGTATCACCCGATCTGCAGGACGCAGTACTTCAGAAATTACAAAGCATTCTTTTGCGCGAGCTGGATGGCAATACCAGGAAGCAGAATATTTACGACCTGTTTAGTCAGGCCGCTTATAGCAACAGTAAATAGCAATTCAAACCAATTACAATGACCAAAAAAAGTAAGAAATGGCATTACCAAAAGTAGCAATTACATTAGGAAACGGCAATCTGGGAGCAAGCGCTGCAACCGATGATGGTGTAGCAGGACTGGTACTGACCGGCGTAGCAACCGCTGGTCTTCCGCTGGGTACACCCAAGGTGATCTTCAGTCTGAGTGAAGCACAGGATCTCGGTATTCTAGCAACAGGCAGCAACGCCAGCGCACACCGCCACATCAGGGAATTCTATGATATCGCAGGAGAAGGCGCTGAACTGTATATCATGACTGTAGCAGATACAGTTACGCTTACACAAATGGCTGACCTGACAAACGCAACAGGCGCTGCAAAACTGCTGGACGCAGCACAGGGGCGTATCAGATTATTAGGTCTTACCCGCACACCTGCAGCTTCCTATATCCCAGGATTAACAGACGGTCTGGACAAAGACAGTCTGGATGCTATCTCCAAAGCACAGCAACTGGCACTGGCCTATGGCGTACAGTACAAACCCGTACGTGTACTGATCGAAGGACGTAAACTGGATACAACCAATCTCGCTACACTGAAAGATCTACGTACCTACACTGCTAACCATGCAGGTGTTGTTATCGGCAGCACCACTAACGATGGTAGCGCTTCTGTAGGATTAGTACTCGGACGTGCAGCATCTATCCCTGTACAGCGCAACCTCGGCCGCGTTAAAGATGGCGCATTGCCAATCCTGTCCGCTTACGTAAACACTGCAAAAGCAGAAGACCTGACATCCGGCGATCTGCTGCACGACAAAGGTTACATCTTCCTGCGCACGTTTGTTGGCCGCTCTGGTTATTACCTGAATGATGATCCGATGTGTGCTCCTGTTACAGACGACTACAGCCAGCTGGCATTAGGCAGGGTAATAGACAAAGCCACTATCGTCGCTTATCAGACTTACGTAGAAGAACTGAACGATGAGATCACTATCGACGAAAGCGGTAAGATCAGCGTACCTGTTATCAAGTACCTGCAAAACAAAATCGAGTCAGCGGTAAACCTGGCAATGGAAGACGAGATCAGTTCTTTCAGCGCATACATTGACGCCAGTCAGAACGTTCTCAGCACCGGTAAGCTCACCGTTAAGGCAGCTATTGTACCAATGGGATATACTAAGACAATCGAAGTATTACTCGGCTTCACCAATCCTGCTCTCCAGTAATCCTGTTATTCACTTAAAAAAAGAACCAATATGATTTTTGACAACAAAGAATGTACCTGGGCCAACATGAAAGTAGTAGTGCTCGGTAAAGAATTAACAGGCATCCGTGGCATCAAATACAAACTGATGCAGGAAAAAGAACATCTGCATGGCGCAGGTGATGAGCCAATCGGTATTCAACGCGGTAAACGCACCTATGAAGGCGAAATTAAACTGCTGAAATTTGAATACGATGTACTTGCTGATGCCGTAAGACTTGCTGGTGGCAGAGATCTGCTGGACCTTACAGCCGACATCATCGTTACTTATGTAAAAGATGGTCTGTCTGTTCCACGTACTGATATCATCCGCGGTTTCCAGTTCAAAGAGTTTGAAAAAGGCTGGGAACAAGGCGCGAAATTCATGGAGATCACCATGCCGATCGTTTTCATGGGACTGCAACAGAACGTATAATAAACATAGCACGATCACCTTATTTTAAATAAATACCTATACACTTAACAGATTATGACAGTAGAAAAACCGGTAGCAATTACCAAAGAACATATTGAAGCCTGGAAGCAGAAATACAAAGATGTATTCAAGCTGACTGCTGCTGATGGAAAAACAGGTTATTGCAGAAAGCCCAACAGAGATGAAGTAAGCTATGCCATGACCCTGATCGCAGGCGATCCGCTGGCGTATCATGAAACCATCCTGAAAGCAACCTGGCTGGGCGGAGACGATGAAATACTAAATGATAAGTCTTACCTGTACGGCCTGGGCGCGCAACTGGATAAACTGCTGGAAGCGAAGAAGGTTGAAGTGGAAAAGCTCTAAGCGAGGCGTCCGGCGAATTTGATAAAAACCCGCTCGGGTATATTCAAACGCTGTTCGAATATTATCTGCCCCAGGTTGACACCTCGCAGCTGACTGATGCTCAGTGGGCAGAAAAATTTGCACAACTGCACGACATCCGGCAGCGGGAGCTAAAAGGATTGCCATTACTCTCAAGGTAGAGATCGTGCTAAAAAAATTAAAAAATGGCAGAAACAACAAGTGATGAGTATTATCAGATAAGCAGGGCCGCCGACCTTGCTTTGAGCAAAGTATCCATCTTCCAGAGAACCGTGATGTCAAACAATAATACCCTGAGTTCGTCTTTAAGCGAACTCAGGGAAAACATCACGCAGATCGAAATAACCAGCGCCAGAGCCTCTTCATCCGCATCTGCTCAGATTGGAAAAAAGGCCAAAGACGAAAAGAAAGATGATAAAGACAAAGGCGAAGAATTCGAGGTAGATGGTATCATCAAAGGTGGAACAGCCATGCTCAAAATGGCAATGGACCTGCAACAGACACAGGTGGCCTTTCAACAATTCACCGGCAGTGCAACCACTGCAAAAGCACTGATAGGTAGTCTGCAGGAAATGGGAGTGGCTACTCCCTTCAGCAGCAGTGACCTGATGAAAAACGCTGAAGCATTGCTGGCATCAGGCACAGCGGCAGCCAACGTCGTTCCTACACTTAGCCTCTTAGGTGATGCAAGCCGCGGTAACAAGGAAAAGCTCGACTCGCTGACTGCCGCCTTTAGTCAGGTGCAGACAGACGGTAAGCTGACTTCTGACACGATGGCTGAGCTTGTGAAAGCAGGATTCAATCCATTGGAAGAAATATCCAGAACCTCAGGCATATCAATGACCAAGTTACAAAGAGACCTGGATGCCGGAAAGATCTCAACCGATCAGCTGACAAACTCTCTCATCTCAGCAACAGGCCCTGGCGGGCAATTCTTTGGCGCCATGCAGGCACAAAGTGAAACGGCAGCCGGAAGATGGCAGGCCTTTACTGAACGCCTCGAAAACGCAGGAACGACACTGGGCACCGCGCTACTACCAGTTGCGACCGACTTTGTCAACAACGCGCTCATGCCAATGGCCGCGTTCCTTGAAACAACCGCCAACTGGATAGCAGAACATTCATCACTGGTAGGATTCCTCGCCGTAGTGATCGGCGGCGCCCTGCTCGGTTATAAACTGTGGGCAATCGCACAAGGTGCTGTTAACCTCGTGATGAGCCTCAATCCCGTCGGACTGGTTGTCGCAGGAATTGTCGCACTCATAGCTGGTGTTATCTATGCCTGGAACACCTTCTCAGGATTCAGGGGAGCAGTCGTTGGCGTATGGGAATGGTTGAAAGCTTTCGGATCACTGATCAAAGATTATGTCATAGACAGGATTAAAGGCATGATCAGTGGTATCTCCGGACTCGGACAGGCCATCATGTATATGTTCAAAGGTGAATGGAGCAAGGCATGGGAAACGGGCAAGAACGCCGTAAAAGACCTTGTAGGCGTTGACGCAACAAAGAATGCTGCTGCAAATGCGGGAAAACTCGGCGCTGCTTTCTCCAAAGGATTTGACGACGGCGTAAAAATGAAGCCGATATCCATGAAGAGCCTAATGCCTGATACCGCTCCGACTACTAGGATGAAACCTACGGGAAACTATGGTTCACTCGGCAAAACATCTGAACAAACAGGCGGCTTAGGCAATACCAAAGAAAAAGTCGATGGTATCACAAGTGGCGGAGCCCGTAATATCATTATCAATCTGCAAAAGCTTTTTGATAATATAAACATCAGCTCAACAACTGTACAGGAAGGCGTCAATGATATGGAGCAAATAGTAACAGAAGCTTTGCTCCGCGTTTTAAATAGTGCTAACGTATTACCAGTTTAACTATGGCAGCAAGTTTCGATATAAAAAAGATCTTCAGAGAATCGTGGGGTTATCAACCTCCCATCTTTGATGTGGCTCTTCAGCCTGAACAATCAATTACAAGTG contains the following coding sequences:
- a CDS encoding N-acetylmuramoyl-L-alanine amidase: MRRIDFIVIHCTATSQDTRPEAIRNYWKEYLKWKSPGYHYLIEASGNVIQLATEDRVCNGVAGYNANSIHVSYIGGVDADNRPLDNRTIAQQDAMRTLVTLLKQQYPQARIQGHRDFPFVKKACPSFDAREAFSDL
- a CDS encoding DUF2586 family protein; translated protein: MALPKVAITLGNGNLGASAATDDGVAGLVLTGVATAGLPLGTPKVIFSLSEAQDLGILATGSNASAHRHIREFYDIAGEGAELYIMTVADTVTLTQMADLTNATGAAKLLDAAQGRIRLLGLTRTPAASYIPGLTDGLDKDSLDAISKAQQLALAYGVQYKPVRVLIEGRKLDTTNLATLKDLRTYTANHAGVVIGSTTNDGSASVGLVLGRAASIPVQRNLGRVKDGALPILSAYVNTAKAEDLTSGDLLHDKGYIFLRTFVGRSGYYLNDDPMCAPVTDDYSQLALGRVIDKATIVAYQTYVEELNDEITIDESGKISVPVIKYLQNKIESAVNLAMEDEISSFSAYIDASQNVLSTGKLTVKAAIVPMGYTKTIEVLLGFTNPALQ
- a CDS encoding tape measure protein produces the protein MAETTSDEYYQISRAADLALSKVSIFQRTVMSNNNTLSSSLSELRENITQIEITSARASSSASAQIGKKAKDEKKDDKDKGEEFEVDGIIKGGTAMLKMAMDLQQTQVAFQQFTGSATTAKALIGSLQEMGVATPFSSSDLMKNAEALLASGTAAANVVPTLSLLGDASRGNKEKLDSLTAAFSQVQTDGKLTSDTMAELVKAGFNPLEEISRTSGISMTKLQRDLDAGKISTDQLTNSLISATGPGGQFFGAMQAQSETAAGRWQAFTERLENAGTTLGTALLPVATDFVNNALMPMAAFLETTANWIAEHSSLVGFLAVVIGGALLGYKLWAIAQGAVNLVMSLNPVGLVVAGIVALIAGVIYAWNTFSGFRGAVVGVWEWLKAFGSLIKDYVIDRIKGMISGISGLGQAIMYMFKGEWSKAWETGKNAVKDLVGVDATKNAAANAGKLGAAFSKGFDDGVKMKPISMKSLMPDTAPTTRMKPTGNYGSLGKTSEQTGGLGNTKEKVDGITSGGARNIIINLQKLFDNINISSTTVQEGVNDMEQIVTEALLRVLNSANVLPV